GCTTCTGGTCTGCGCCGGCGTGCTGTGGGAACGGGGCCTCTATGTGGGATGGGTGGATTTCGGCACCAACTATCGGACCACGGCGTGGTTTTGGGAAATGCACGTCGGAGGTGCCGCGATCGATGCCTACCTGGCCATGGCCCTGCCGTTCGCATGGTGGGCGGCCTGGTCCGCCCCCCATGGCTGGCGTTGGTACGCGGCGGCGGCGCTGGTGCTGCTGTCCACCTATGCGGTGCTCACGACATATTCCCGCGGCCTGTATCTGGCGGTGCTCATCACCGGGGTGGCCCTGGGCGCGTTGGTGCGCCGCTACCATTTCGACGTCCCGGATGACACGGCATGGCACCGCAAGGCAATGGTGTGGCTGCTGGCTGCGTTGGTCGTCGAAACCATGGGGGTCTGGCTCGGCGGGGCGTTCATGTCGGATCGCCTAGTCCGCTCGAACGTGGATCTGCATCAACGCATGGACCATTGGAAGCGTGGTGTGGGTCTGCTGCATACGCCCGGCCAATGGATTCTGGGACTGGGCGTGGGGCGCCTGCCGGCGCACTACAGCACGCAAACCACCGAAGGTGCGCTTGCAGGCCGGGTGCGCTGGCTGCAAAAGGCCGACGGAAGCACCGAAGCCTGGCTTTTCGGCCCCATGCGTCCCGGCGTTAAGGGTGAACTGGCGCTCGCGCAGCGCGTGGCGCTGGCGCCCGGCGGTGGCTACAAGGTTCGTCTGCGCGCGCACCTGGACTCTCCGGCGTGGGTGAAGGTCCAGCTGTGCGAGCAGCATCTGCTGTATGTCTCTCGCTGCCAGCTTCGCACGCGCCAGTTGTCTGCCGACAGCAGGACCATCGATGGCTGGATGGAACTGCCCCTGCTCGGCCCTGCTTTTGAATCGAACGGCATCCTCTCCGCCTGGAGAGGGGGAGTGCTTTCCATCAAGGTCCTGCAGGCCAATGCGTCCATGCGCCTGGAGGGGGTGGAACTGATCGACCCTCAGGGCCGGCAGGTGCTCAGGAATCCGGTTTTCGCGCGCGGCCCGAGCCACTGGAGCAGCGTTGCGTACGAGAACTTCCTGCCCTGGCACATGGACAACCTGCTGCTGGAATTGCTGGTGGAGCGTGGCCTGCTCGGCCTGCTGGCATTGGCGGCAGTCGTCGTGTGGGCTCTCCTGCTGCTCGCGCATGGCATCAGGAGCCACAAACCGCTGGCCTTGATCGTGGGCGGTTCCATCGGCGCCGCTCTTCTGATAGGTGCAGTGGTAAGTATCATTGAAATTCCACGTGTATCCACTATGCTTTGGTTGTTGCTTGTCGTATCACCGTTGGTGCGCGAGGACTAGCCAGCCTCGGGTGTGACGGGGTTGGCGGCGATGGGCCCATTCCTTCAGATAGGACGGCTGCAAGGGGGCTGGATCGTATTTCTGGTTTGGTGCACAGAGGATTGGCGTCCAGGGTTTCGGCGGAGAGAGATTTTTGTCTCTTATGTTTCACATCCGACGTTCGGATATTGCAGGGAACAGCAATGTTCAAGATTTTCAATCATTATTTCCGCCGGAGAACGATTCTGCAGGTCATCATGTATTCAATGGTGATCGTGAGCACCTTGATCGTTTCGCTGGCGCTGCAGGGCGGGATGGGGGTTTTCAATGGGGCAGTGATTTCCTCGGGAGTGATTCGCGGGGGGGTAATGGCCATCGGGATCATTGGTGTGAACTTCGCGCTCGGCCTGTACGATCGCCCCGGAAAGCTGACTATTGGCCAGGTGCGGGCCCGCGCCGTATTGTCTTTTGTCCTGTCCATGATCATCGCGGGCAGCATCCTGCTGCTTCTGCCGCTGCAG
This region of Alicycliphilus denitrificans K601 genomic DNA includes:
- a CDS encoding O-antigen ligase family protein; protein product: MAGTGAVLLGASCIAAALGAAAHHPLAPVLALSLLSAIAAWTVSRPADLWCVLPALLPVASFTPWSGWWLVDGSDLLVLGAMGGAYLRWGVDAWRGPAATFARTPSGMHWMYVVLPLLLLLGVWRGLDDARGAASWATLLAQLWSQGPYGDYDLPSNTLRVAKSLAWGLLLMPVLYRWPQGAPLRLARGMVAGLLLVCAGVLWERGLYVGWVDFGTNYRTTAWFWEMHVGGAAIDAYLAMALPFAWWAAWSAPHGWRWYAAAALVLLSTYAVLTTYSRGLYLAVLITGVALGALVRRYHFDVPDDTAWHRKAMVWLLAALVVETMGVWLGGAFMSDRLVRSNVDLHQRMDHWKRGVGLLHTPGQWILGLGVGRLPAHYSTQTTEGALAGRVRWLQKADGSTEAWLFGPMRPGVKGELALAQRVALAPGGGYKVRLRAHLDSPAWVKVQLCEQHLLYVSRCQLRTRQLSADSRTIDGWMELPLLGPAFESNGILSAWRGGVLSIKVLQANASMRLEGVELIDPQGRQVLRNPVFARGPSHWSSVAYENFLPWHMDNLLLELLVERGLLGLLALAAVVVWALLLLAHGIRSHKPLALIVGGSIGAALLIGAVVSIIEIPRVSTMLWLLLVVSPLVRED